A genome region from Candidatus Dependentiae bacterium includes the following:
- a CDS encoding Maf family protein, whose protein sequence is MQTLYLGSSSQSRQMLLRDADIPFTLVKQSADETMCDWGLSLQQVVESIALYKMEHIILPKGKDGEVCFILTADTLTENSAGKLEGKPTDREDAITKLKSSRKGVRTGTAFCLERRVWKNNAWHVDVHLLKFVQASYIFHVPDNAIDFYLDNVPVIGSGAIAIEGFGSQFLKTIDGSYTAVVGMPMYELRECLTQLGFFKAL, encoded by the coding sequence ATGCAAACATTATATCTTGGTTCATCATCGCAATCTCGCCAAATGTTGTTGCGTGATGCAGATATCCCATTTACTTTAGTTAAGCAATCTGCAGATGAAACAATGTGTGACTGGGGTTTATCTTTGCAGCAAGTGGTCGAAAGTATTGCATTATATAAGATGGAACATATTATTTTGCCAAAAGGCAAAGATGGTGAAGTTTGTTTTATTTTGACTGCAGATACATTAACTGAAAACAGTGCAGGTAAGTTGGAAGGCAAGCCGACCGATCGTGAGGATGCAATTACAAAACTTAAATCATCACGTAAGGGCGTGCGTACAGGAACTGCTTTTTGTTTGGAACGCAGAGTATGGAAAAATAATGCATGGCATGTTGATGTGCATCTACTCAAATTCGTACAAGCTTCATATATTTTTCATGTGCCTGATAATGCTATAGATTTTTACTTAGATAATGTACCGGTAATCGGTTCCGGCGCAATTGCAATTGAAGGTTTTGGAAGTCAATTTTTAAAAACAATTGATGGTTCTTATACTGCTGTTGTTGGTATGCCGATGTATGAATTGCGTGAATGCTTAACCCAGTTAGGCTTTTTCAAAGCTTTGTAA
- a CDS encoding DEAD/DEAH box helicase has product MSKSGKFKTDRNKKSSSASRSGKGAFSRKKPASRDASSQRGAPKRKGRAATKKFNPSDFMKKVEETVSSAVYVPKHAFNDFLIEDQLKENISQKGYAFPTPIQDQAIPLVLQGEDVVATANTGTGKTAAFLIPLINNLLTKKIDRVLIMAPTRELAAQIQDELNSFKLKTGFSSALCIGGANIVRQISKLKKRPEFVIGTPGRLKDLVQQKVLKLGSFNAVVLDEVDTMLDMGFIHDIRFLLDRLSEKRQTLFFSATISQAISTLMGQFLQQPISVSAKTRQSAENVNQDVIKVGNKDKVELLHDLLIRPGFDRVIIFLRTKWSTDKLHRKLKERGFEAVAMHGNKTQAQRNKALALFKEGGVQVLLATDVVARGIDIDNVSHVINYDLPATHEDYIHRIGRTGRADKVGQAITFID; this is encoded by the coding sequence ATGTCAAAATCAGGTAAGTTCAAAACAGATCGAAACAAAAAAAGTTCGAGCGCATCTCGCTCCGGAAAAGGTGCTTTCAGTAGAAAAAAACCTGCTTCTCGAGATGCATCATCACAAAGAGGCGCCCCTAAGCGTAAAGGTCGTGCTGCAACAAAGAAATTTAATCCTTCAGATTTTATGAAGAAGGTTGAGGAAACAGTATCTTCTGCTGTTTATGTGCCTAAGCATGCTTTTAATGATTTTTTGATTGAAGATCAACTTAAGGAAAATATTAGTCAAAAAGGGTATGCATTTCCAACGCCAATTCAAGATCAAGCAATTCCTTTGGTATTGCAAGGTGAAGATGTTGTTGCAACTGCAAACACAGGTACAGGGAAAACGGCAGCTTTTTTGATTCCTCTCATTAATAATTTGTTGACTAAAAAAATAGATCGCGTTTTAATTATGGCCCCAACAAGAGAGTTGGCAGCGCAAATTCAGGATGAGCTTAATTCTTTTAAATTAAAAACCGGTTTTTCATCGGCGTTGTGTATTGGTGGTGCCAATATTGTGCGTCAAATTTCAAAATTAAAAAAGCGTCCGGAATTTGTTATTGGTACACCGGGTAGGCTCAAAGATTTAGTGCAACAAAAAGTTTTAAAACTTGGATCATTCAATGCGGTTGTGCTTGATGAAGTTGATACTATGCTTGATATGGGATTTATTCATGATATCAGATTCTTGCTCGACAGACTTTCAGAAAAGCGTCAGACATTATTTTTTTCAGCAACAATCTCTCAAGCAATTAGCACTTTGATGGGACAATTTTTGCAGCAACCGATATCGGTCAGCGCTAAAACACGTCAATCTGCAGAAAATGTTAATCAGGATGTCATTAAAGTTGGTAACAAAGATAAGGTTGAGCTGTTGCATGATCTTCTTATACGGCCTGGATTTGACCGAGTTATTATATTTTTGCGTACCAAATGGTCAACTGATAAGTTGCATCGAAAATTAAAAGAGCGTGGATTTGAGGCTGTAGCAATGCACGGTAACAAAACACAAGCTCAGCGTAATAAGGCTTTGGCTTTATTCAAAGAGGGTGGTGTGCAGGTTTTATTGGCAACTGATGTTGTTGCTCGCGGTATTGATATTGATAATGTTTCTCATGTTATTAATTATGATTTGCCGGCTACGCATGAGGATTATATTCATCGTATTGGCAGAACGGGCCGCGCAGATAAAGTTGGTCAAGCAATTACTTTTATTGATTAA
- the spoVG gene encoding septation regulator SpoVG, whose protein sequence is MEITEVKVYPVKESGRLKAYATVVFDNCFIIRDLKVIEGDKGFFVSMPSRRRKDGSFRDIVHPLDSDTRTMIENRIIEEYKNSEGQAESEPE, encoded by the coding sequence ATGGAAATAACAGAAGTAAAAGTTTATCCAGTAAAAGAAAGTGGCCGATTGAAAGCCTATGCTACGGTCGTCTTTGACAATTGTTTTATTATAAGAGATTTAAAAGTGATTGAAGGGGATAAAGGATTTTTTGTATCAATGCCTTCGCGCCGTCGTAAAGATGGAAGTTTTAGGGACATTGTGCATCCTTTAGATTCAGATACACGTACGATGATTGAAAATCGTATTATAGAAGAATATAAAAATTCAGAGGGTCAGGCTGAGTCTGAACCTGAATAA
- the rsmH gene encoding 16S rRNA (cytosine(1402)-N(4))-methyltransferase RsmH: MLTNKHKPVLVQEVLKYLDPQPGKTYLDVTFGSGGHTRAILEKEPTCKVIAMDWDEVTLGRFGQELLDQYPDRVQLVWGNFALLYRILKREGVGKVDGILADFGTSQVQIAERPGLSLFKEAGLDMRMSPPHQRETAEDIINQTSEDVLAEIFFKFGEERFSKRIARAIVEKRAKNRIKTTKELVAIIDAAVPFSQKNIHKATRVFQALRIYVNRELHNIRSFLPAALRVLNEDGRIVCISFHSLEDRIVKHFFKDQEDLGIVEILTPKVVRPTEEEIAENPSSRSSRLRAAKIK, encoded by the coding sequence ATGTTAACAAATAAGCACAAACCGGTATTGGTACAAGAAGTACTTAAATATCTGGATCCACAACCGGGTAAAACCTATTTAGATGTGACTTTTGGCTCGGGTGGACACACTCGAGCTATTCTAGAAAAAGAACCAACATGCAAAGTTATTGCAATGGATTGGGATGAAGTAACGCTTGGTCGATTTGGCCAAGAACTTCTTGATCAATATCCGGATCGCGTACAGTTGGTTTGGGGTAACTTTGCCTTACTTTATCGCATATTAAAGCGAGAAGGTGTCGGTAAAGTTGATGGCATTTTGGCCGATTTTGGCACTTCACAAGTACAAATTGCCGAACGGCCGGGGCTTTCATTATTCAAAGAGGCCGGCCTTGATATGCGTATGTCGCCTCCGCATCAAAGAGAAACTGCAGAAGATATTATCAATCAGACATCAGAAGACGTTTTAGCGGAAATATTTTTTAAGTTTGGTGAAGAACGTTTTTCTAAAAGAATTGCGCGTGCAATTGTGGAAAAACGGGCTAAAAATAGAATTAAAACTACTAAGGAATTGGTTGCGATTATTGATGCAGCAGTTCCATTTTCACAAAAAAATATTCATAAAGCAACGCGCGTTTTTCAAGCATTGCGTATTTATGTAAATCGTGAATTACATAATATACGATCATTTCTACCTGCAGCATTAAGAGTCCTTAATGAAGATGGGCGAATTGTGTGTATTAGTTTCCACTCCCTTGAGGATCGTATAGTAAAACACTTTTTTAAAGATCAGGAAGATCTGGGAATCGTAGAGATTTTAACACCTAAGGTGGTACGTCCAACAGAAGAAGAAATAGCTGAAAATCCATCCTCGCGTTCTTCTAGGTTACGTGCGGCGAAAATAAAATAA
- the murF gene encoding UDP-N-acetylmuramoyl-tripeptide--D-alanyl-D-alanine ligase, giving the protein MRFDEHFLKDIIPKATFASKSFPEEPSIAVDTRKIQDGDIFVALEGLVVDGHSFVLEAIQKGASGLIINQDKKDILKEIDDAVIQKMFVALVPDTLQALKKIAYAWRTQFKYPVVALTGSVGKTSTKEMISNILMLHGVDHIASYANQNTEIGVAMNIFKMRPHHKVAIFELGISKRGEMAQLAKMVNPTIGLITNVGHAHMEGLGSLQDIALEKKDIFKYFTEKSIGIVNGDQQLLAQVAYVHPVVKFGTKTVNQVQARKIHVSNSHISFILKIYKEKFSIILKQTHEGAIFNSLAAAAVAKLLEIPGEVIARGITMPVLIAGRFETLPLKKTKGIVINDCYNANPESMKASLLAFQQLDTKDQKIAVLGDMLELGVNSPFWHRQLGRFLRKVPSLNHVILVGDMIQWTKKTLPFGLTADVVPTWKDAVEKLEARLDKESTVLVKGSLGMGLSHIIDTIAERNV; this is encoded by the coding sequence ATGCGATTTGATGAGCATTTCCTCAAAGATATAATTCCTAAAGCAACATTTGCATCAAAATCATTTCCTGAAGAACCAAGTATAGCTGTTGATACACGTAAGATACAAGATGGCGATATTTTTGTTGCTTTGGAAGGTTTAGTAGTCGATGGGCACAGCTTTGTGCTTGAGGCGATACAAAAAGGTGCATCCGGTTTGATTATCAACCAGGATAAAAAAGATATATTAAAAGAAATTGATGATGCAGTAATACAAAAGATGTTTGTTGCATTAGTACCGGATACGTTACAGGCTTTAAAAAAAATAGCATATGCATGGCGTACGCAATTTAAATATCCGGTGGTGGCGTTGACCGGTTCGGTGGGTAAAACATCAACCAAAGAGATGATCAGTAATATTCTTATGTTGCATGGTGTTGATCATATTGCTTCTTATGCAAATCAAAATACAGAAATTGGTGTTGCGATGAACATCTTTAAGATGAGGCCGCATCATAAAGTAGCAATTTTTGAATTGGGCATAAGTAAGCGTGGTGAAATGGCACAGCTGGCCAAGATGGTGAATCCAACTATAGGATTGATTACCAATGTTGGTCATGCACATATGGAAGGGCTTGGCTCTTTGCAAGATATTGCATTGGAAAAAAAAGATATTTTTAAATATTTTACCGAAAAGAGTATCGGTATTGTTAATGGTGATCAACAGTTATTGGCTCAGGTTGCTTATGTGCATCCGGTAGTAAAGTTTGGAACCAAAACAGTTAACCAAGTACAAGCGCGTAAAATTCATGTGAGTAATAGTCATATCAGTTTTATTCTTAAAATTTATAAAGAAAAATTTTCAATTATTCTCAAGCAAACTCACGAAGGTGCAATTTTTAATAGTTTAGCAGCAGCAGCAGTTGCAAAACTCCTTGAAATTCCGGGTGAAGTTATTGCTCGTGGTATTACGATGCCGGTTTTGATTGCCGGTCGTTTTGAAACGTTACCACTTAAAAAAACAAAAGGGATTGTTATTAACGATTGTTATAATGCAAATCCTGAAAGCATGAAGGCCTCTCTTTTAGCATTCCAACAGCTTGATACTAAAGATCAAAAAATAGCTGTATTGGGAGATATGTTAGAGTTGGGTGTAAATAGTCCCTTTTGGCACCGTCAATTGGGTAGATTTTTGCGTAAAGTTCCTTCATTAAATCATGTTATTTTAGTCGGTGATATGATACAATGGACAAAGAAGACCTTACCATTTGGCTTGACGGCTGATGTGGTTCCGACTTGGAAAGATGCAGTTGAAAAACTGGAGGCCAGGTTGGATAAAGAAAGTACCGTACTTGTAAAAGGTTCTTTGGGTATGGGATTATCGCATATTATAGATACTATTGCAGAACGGAATGTATGA
- a CDS encoding DNA translocase FtsK yields MRKVIELFKRCIYEYARMISCFFLLITAIFLTISLWTFNVTDLSPLYFSTGVTTVHNKGGVFGAYIAGIFYYLFGSMSLFFAPFLFFIAYLLMMRKPFAQQWERLVAGISTASFGAALCHMYRFDLVGVYPGGYVGTHLVRIVLHKLDALSAHLFMCMMLFISVVLLFRFSFIGPVHYLVRSVRFLMSQRFLQPVYRTVSYVVWAISRPAVWLYAMAHKLYKAETIHNKDLSILEFERGIKQANLKDDTFWQDYLNQKDIQMHSSEILNDETIVEPEPYVHEESFSGNRFNTSETCDTFEQNACQDQEEQAVDEWSDDTFTDSEHYALPSLNIFIGNHEERDDPKIMQYLQERAQTLQDKLQRFGVSGSVASIKRGPVVTLFEYQPEIDCKISKITSLEDDLALALQALSIRIIAPIPGKSLVGFEVSNKHRKNVYFAEVVQSETFKTFDGSLPLVLGQDTIGNNIIVDLVRMPHLLIAGSTGSGKSVALNAMLISMLCKLSPDQLRLVLIDPKRLEFASYGDIAHLLFPIVTHPKKAAPVLTWVVKEMEDRYEKMAKEGGRNIHDYNILMEQSGRKTLPYIVVVIDELADLMMTAGREIEDLIARITQMARAAGIHLMVATQRPSVDVITGLIKVNFPSRVSFRVTSKIDSRTILDCAGADKLLGRGDMLFLDAHGAGLQRLHGAYVSDTEIDQVVDHIRSQRQVEYLDLNEHIEQLELEEDRDDIYTDVLLYLQDIDEVSISLLQRKFKIGYNRSARIIDMLEAEGFIAPAGSGKTRSVIR; encoded by the coding sequence ATGCGTAAGGTAATTGAGTTGTTTAAACGGTGTATATACGAATATGCACGAATGATCAGTTGTTTTTTTTTATTGATAACGGCAATTTTTTTGACGATATCATTGTGGACTTTTAATGTAACTGATCTGTCACCATTATATTTTAGTACCGGTGTCACCACGGTGCATAATAAAGGTGGCGTATTTGGTGCATATATTGCCGGTATTTTTTATTATCTTTTTGGCAGTATGAGTCTATTTTTTGCACCATTTTTATTTTTTATTGCGTATCTCTTGATGATGCGTAAGCCGTTTGCGCAGCAATGGGAACGTTTAGTTGCAGGTATCTCAACGGCTTCATTTGGTGCTGCATTATGCCATATGTATCGATTTGATTTAGTCGGTGTGTATCCCGGTGGCTACGTAGGGACTCATCTTGTGCGAATAGTATTGCATAAGCTCGATGCTTTGAGTGCGCATTTATTCATGTGTATGATGTTATTTATTTCAGTTGTATTGTTATTTCGTTTTTCATTTATTGGTCCGGTGCATTATTTGGTAAGGTCGGTTCGTTTTTTAATGAGTCAACGTTTTTTGCAGCCGGTATACAGAACTGTTTCTTATGTGGTTTGGGCTATTTCGAGACCGGCTGTTTGGTTATATGCTATGGCACACAAACTGTATAAAGCTGAAACTATTCATAATAAAGATCTTTCAATTCTTGAGTTTGAGCGAGGAATAAAACAAGCAAATTTGAAAGATGACACATTTTGGCAAGATTATTTGAATCAAAAAGATATACAGATGCATAGTTCAGAAATTCTTAATGATGAAACAATTGTTGAGCCGGAGCCATATGTGCATGAAGAATCTTTTTCCGGTAACAGATTTAATACATCTGAAACATGTGACACATTTGAGCAGAATGCGTGTCAAGATCAAGAAGAACAGGCTGTTGATGAATGGTCAGATGATACATTTACAGATAGTGAGCATTATGCATTGCCAAGTTTGAATATTTTTATTGGTAATCATGAAGAACGTGATGATCCAAAAATTATGCAGTATTTGCAAGAGCGTGCACAAACACTTCAAGATAAATTACAACGCTTTGGCGTGAGTGGTTCAGTTGCTTCAATAAAGCGTGGTCCGGTAGTTACGTTATTTGAATATCAACCGGAAATTGATTGCAAAATAAGTAAAATTACTTCATTAGAAGATGATCTGGCACTGGCATTGCAAGCATTAAGTATTCGTATTATTGCACCAATTCCGGGAAAATCGCTTGTGGGTTTTGAAGTTTCTAATAAGCACCGTAAAAATGTATATTTTGCTGAAGTTGTACAATCGGAAACATTTAAAACATTCGATGGCAGTTTGCCATTGGTGTTAGGTCAAGACACTATTGGTAATAATATTATTGTTGATTTAGTGCGTATGCCACATTTGCTTATTGCCGGTTCAACCGGTTCGGGTAAATCGGTTGCGCTCAATGCAATGTTAATCAGTATGTTGTGTAAGTTGTCACCAGATCAGTTACGTTTGGTGTTAATTGATCCAAAACGTTTAGAGTTTGCTTCCTATGGAGACATTGCACATCTGTTATTTCCTATTGTTACACATCCAAAAAAGGCGGCGCCGGTGCTCACTTGGGTTGTCAAAGAGATGGAAGATCGTTATGAAAAGATGGCAAAGGAAGGGGGCAGAAACATACATGACTACAATATTCTTATGGAACAATCAGGTCGCAAAACATTACCGTATATTGTAGTGGTGATTGATGAACTTGCCGATCTTATGATGACAGCCGGTCGTGAAATTGAGGATCTTATTGCACGTATCACACAAATGGCGCGTGCAGCAGGAATTCATTTAATGGTCGCAACACAGCGTCCATCGGTTGACGTTATTACCGGTTTGATAAAAGTTAATTTTCCAAGTCGTGTTTCATTTCGTGTTACATCTAAAATAGACTCGCGTACTATTTTAGATTGCGCAGGTGCTGATAAATTATTGGGTCGTGGTGACATGTTGTTCTTAGATGCTCATGGTGCGGGTCTGCAGCGATTACATGGTGCATATGTTTCCGATACAGAGATTGATCAAGTAGTTGATCACATTCGTTCGCAACGGCAAGTTGAATATCTAGATCTTAATGAGCATATTGAACAGCTTGAGCTTGAAGAAGATCGAGATGATATTTATACTGATGTGCTTCTTTACCTACAAGATATCGATGAAGTTTCGATCTCATTATTACAGCGTAAATTTAAGATTGGCTATAATCGTTCGGCAAGAATTATCGATATGCTTGAAGCTGAAGGTTTTATTGCGCCGGCCGGTAGTGGTAAAACGCGTAGTGTCATTCGCTGA
- a CDS encoding undecaprenyl-diphosphate phosphatase, with translation MFCFYLWAAAQVILESFPISSSGHVALLSFACPPDAAFPTFVYVHEYIGYVLHLPTAIIVAIFFAPRWSFPFLHIKRCWKLVLKISWYAALATIVTLIGYGLSIAQGGALKMGMPLPVSFFITACCLWSLRWCENDTCEKLDSLKVIILGAVQALAFVPGISRFAITYVVARWMRLPARRAFEVSFLIQWPLIMCAALYSAYVLYRPSIELLNLPFVLVMLGASIMAYAGLCIVSYMVKKRIMWWWGFYMLIPLALSIMLGVMNA, from the coding sequence ATGTTTTGTTTCTATCTCTGGGCGGCGGCACAAGTTATTTTAGAAAGTTTTCCGATTAGTAGTTCAGGCCATGTTGCACTCTTGTCTTTTGCTTGTCCGCCTGACGCTGCATTTCCTACATTTGTATATGTACATGAATATATTGGTTATGTATTACATCTGCCTACAGCAATTATTGTTGCAATTTTTTTTGCGCCTCGATGGTCATTTCCATTTTTACATATTAAACGTTGTTGGAAACTTGTTTTGAAAATAAGTTGGTATGCCGCATTGGCAACTATCGTTACGTTAATCGGTTATGGATTGAGCATTGCTCAAGGAGGTGCTCTTAAAATGGGCATGCCATTACCGGTTAGTTTTTTTATAACAGCTTGTTGTTTGTGGAGTTTGCGTTGGTGCGAGAATGATACATGTGAGAAATTGGATAGTTTAAAAGTTATTATTTTAGGAGCAGTACAAGCATTGGCGTTTGTGCCCGGCATTTCACGTTTTGCAATTACGTATGTTGTAGCTCGTTGGATGCGTTTGCCTGCACGTCGTGCATTTGAAGTCTCTTTTTTGATTCAATGGCCACTTATTATGTGTGCAGCTCTATATAGTGCATATGTTTTGTATAGACCATCAATTGAACTATTGAATCTACCGTTTGTGTTGGTTATGCTAGGGGCAAGTATAATGGCATATGCCGGTTTGTGTATAGTGTCATATATGGTGAAAAAACGAATTATGTGGTGGTGGGGTTTTTATATGTTGATTCCATTAGCATTAAGTATCATGTTGGGAGTAATGAATGCGTAA